Proteins encoded together in one Mus pahari chromosome 9, PAHARI_EIJ_v1.1, whole genome shotgun sequence window:
- the Xpot gene encoding exportin-T isoform X1: protein MDEQALLGLNPNADSDFRQRALAYFEQLKISPDAWQVCAEALAQKTYSDDHIKFFCFQVLEHQVKYKYSELSTAQQQLIRETLLSWLQAQMLNPQPEKTFIRNKAAQVFALLFVTEYLTKWPKFFFDILSVVDLNPRGVDLYLRILMAIDSELVDRDVVHTSEEARRNTLIKDTMREQCIPNLVESWYQILHNYQYTNSEVLCQCLEVVGAYVSWIDLSLIANDRFINMLLGHMSVEVLREEACDCLFEIVNKGMDPVDKMKLVESLCQVLQTAGFFSIDQEEDLDFVARFSKLVNGMGQSLIVSWTKLIKNGAVKNAQEALEAIETKVPLMLQLLVHEDDDISSNIIGFCYDYLHILKQLPVLSDQQKANVEAIMLAVMKKLTYDEEYNFENEGEDEAMFVEYRKQLKLLLDRLAQVSPELVLASVRRVFSATLQNWQTTRFMEVEVAVRLLYMLAEALPVSHGAHFSGDVSKASALQDMMRTLVTSGVSSYQHTSVTLEFFETVVRYEKFFTVEPQHIPCVLMAFLDHRGLWHSSAKVRSRTAYLFSRFVKSLNKQMNPYIEDILNRIQDLLALSPPENGYQSLLSSDDQLFIYETAGALIVNSEYPAENKQALMKDLLTPLMERFKVLLEKLMMAQDEERQASLADSLNHAVGFASRTSKAFSNKQTVKQCGCSQVYLECLQTFLPALSCPLQKDVLRSGVRTFLHRMIICLEEEVLPFIPSASEHMLKDCEAKDLQEFIPLINQITAKFKIQVSPFLQQMFMPLLHAIFEVLLRPAEDNDQSAALEKQMLRRSYFAFLQTVTGSGMSEVIANQGAENVERVLVTVIQGAVDYPDPIAQKTCFIILSKLVELWGGKDGPVGFADFVYKHIVPACFLAPLKQTFDLADAQTVLALSECAVTLKTIHLKRGPECVQYLQQEYLPSLRVAPETIQEFCQALQQPDAKVFKNYLKVFFQRAKP, encoded by the exons ATGGATGAACAGGCTCTTTTAGGGTTAAATCCAAATGCGGATTCAGACTTTAGACAAAGG GCCCTGGCTTATTTTGAGCAATTAAAGATTTCCCCAGATGCCTGGCAGGTGTGTGCAGAGGCTCTAGCACAGAAGACATACAG tGATGATCACATAAAGTTCTTCTGCTTCCAAGTGTTAGAGCATCAAGTTAAATACAA GTACTCAGAACTAAGCACTGCTCAGCAGCAGCTCATCAGGGAGACACTGCTCTCATGGCTTCAGGCTCAG ATGCTGAACCCCCAGCCAGAGAAGACCTTCATACGAAACAAAGCGGCCCAAGTGTTCGCCTTGCTTTTTGTTACGGAGTATCTCACTAAGTGGCCCAAGTTTTTTTTTGACATTCTCTCAGTTGTGGACCTAAACCCGAGGGGCGTGGATCTGTACCTGCGAATCCTCATGGCCATCGATTCAGAGCTGGTGGATCGGGACGTGGTTCACACATCAGAG GAGGCTCGCAGGAACACCCTGATAAAAGACACCATGCGGGAGCAGTGCATTCCAAATCTGGTAGAATCATGGTACCAGATTTTACACAACTACCAGTATACGAATTCAGAAGTGCTGTGCCAGTGCCTTGAAGTAGTTGGGGCCTATGTCTCCTGGATAGACTTGTCCCTTATAGCCAATGATAG GTTTATAAATATGCTGCTAGGTCATATGTCAGTAGAGGTTCTACGGGAAGAAGCATGTGACTGTTTGTTCGAAATTGTAAATAAAGGGATGGACCCTGTGGATAAGATGAAACTCGTAGAATCCCTGTGTCAAGTATTACAGACTGCTGGGTTTTTCAGCATTGACCAG GAAGAAGATTTGGACTTCGTGGCCAGATTTTCTAAGCTGGTAAATGGAATGGGACAGTCGTTAATAGTTAGCTGGACTAAATTAATTAAGAATGGGGCTGTCAAGAATGCGCAGGAGGCACTGGAAGCTATTGAGACAAAAGTGCCACTTATGTTACAGCTGCTAGTTCACGAGGATGATGACATTTCCTCCAACATCATTGGGTTTTGTTACGATTATCTCCATATCCTGAAACAG CTTCCAGTGCTCTCGGATCAGCAAAAAGCTAATGTAGAG GCAATCATGTTGGCCGTTATGAAAAAATTGACTTATGATGAAGAATATAACTTTGAAAATGAG GGTGAAGATGAAGCCATGTTTGTGGAATACAGAAAACAGCTGAAGTTACTGTTGGACAGACTTGCTCAGGTGTCCCCAGAGCTCGTGCTGGCTTCCGTTCGCAGGGTCTTCAGTGCCACGCTGCA GAACTGGCAGACCACGCGCTTCATGGAGGTTGAAGTAGCCGTGCGGTTGCTGTACATGCTGGCGGAAGCTCTCCCGGTGTCCCACGGCGCTCACTTCTCAGGTGACGTGTCAAAAGCGAGTGCTTTGCAGGACATGATGCGGACG TTGGTGACATCAGGAGTCAGTTCCTACCAGCACACATCTGTGACCCTGGAGTTCTTTGAAACTGTTGTTCGCTATGAGAAGTTTTTCACAGTTGAACCTCAGCACATTCCGTGTGTACTA ATGGCTTTCTTAGATCACAGAGGTCTGTGGCATTCCAGTGCTAAAGTCCGGAGCAGAACCGCCTACCTGTTTTCTAGATTTGTCAAATCTCTCAA TAAACAAATGAATCCTTACATTGAGGATATTTTGAATAGAATACAAGACTTATTAGCCCTTTCTCCACCG GAGAACGGTTACCAGTCCTTGCTGAGTAGCGACGATCAGCTCTTCATTTACGAAACAGCCGGGGCGCTGATTGTTAACAGTGAATATCCCGCAGAAAATAAGCAGGCCTTAATGAAGGACCTCCTGACACCACTGATGGAGAGGTTCAAGGTTCTGTTGGAAAAGCTGATGATGGCGCAGGATGAAGAGAGACAAGCATCTCTTGCAGACAGTCTCAACCACGCGGTGGGATTCGCCAG TCGAACCAGCAAAGCCTTCAGCAACAAGCAGACTGTGAAACAGTGTGGCTGCTCCCAGGTCTACCTGGAGTGTTTACAGACCTTCCTGCCAGCCCTCAGCTGCCCCTTGCAAAAGGACGTCCTCCGAAGCGGCGTCCGGACCTTCCTTCATCGAATGATCATctgcctggaggaggaggtgCTCCCGTTCATCCCCTCTGCCTCCGAGCACATGCTCAAAGACTGTGAAGCGAAAGACCTCCAGGAGTTCATTCCCCTGATCAACCAGATCACGGCCAAGTTCAAGATACAGGTGTCCCCGTTTTTACAGCAGATGTTCATGCCCCTGCTTCACGCCATCTTTGAAGTGCTGCTGCGACCAGCGGAAGACAACGACCAGTCGGCCGCGTTGGAGAAGCAGATGCTGAGGAGGAGTTACTTCGCCTTCCTTCAGACGGTCACTGGCAGTGGGATGAGTGAAGTGATCGCGAATCAAG gtgCAGAAAATGTAGAACGGGTGCTGGTTACTGTTATCCAAGGAGCCGTTGACTACCCAGACCCGATTGCACAGAAAACGTGTTTTATTATCCTCTCAAAGCTGGTGGAGCTCTGGG GAGGCAAGGATGGACCGGTGGGCTTTGCCGACTTTGTTTATAAGCATATCGTCCCGGCATGTTTCCTGGCACCTTTGAAGCAGACCTTTGACCTGGCAGATGCACAGACAGTATTG GCGCTTTCTGAGTGTGCCGTGACTCTGAAAACAATCCACCTGAAACGG
- the Xpot gene encoding exportin-T isoform X2, which translates to MDEQALLGLNPNADSDFRQRALAYFEQLKISPDAWQVCAEALAQKTYSDDHIKFFCFQVLEHQVKYKYSELSTAQQQLIRETLLSWLQAQMLNPQPEKTFIRNKAAQVFALLFVTEYLTKWPKFFFDILSVVDLNPRGVDLYLRILMAIDSELVDRDVVHTSEEARRNTLIKDTMREQCIPNLVESWYQILHNYQYTNSEVLCQCLEVVGAYVSWIDLSLIANDRFINMLLGHMSVEVLREEACDCLFEIVNKGMDPVDKMKLVESLCQVLQTAGFFSIDQEEDLDFVARFSKLLLVHEDDDISSNIIGFCYDYLHILKQLPVLSDQQKANVEAIMLAVMKKLTYDEEYNFENEGEDEAMFVEYRKQLKLLLDRLAQVSPELVLASVRRVFSATLQNWQTTRFMEVEVAVRLLYMLAEALPVSHGAHFSGDVSKASALQDMMRTLVTSGVSSYQHTSVTLEFFETVVRYEKFFTVEPQHIPCVLMAFLDHRGLWHSSAKVRSRTAYLFSRFVKSLNKQMNPYIEDILNRIQDLLALSPPENGYQSLLSSDDQLFIYETAGALIVNSEYPAENKQALMKDLLTPLMERFKVLLEKLMMAQDEERQASLADSLNHAVGFASRTSKAFSNKQTVKQCGCSQVYLECLQTFLPALSCPLQKDVLRSGVRTFLHRMIICLEEEVLPFIPSASEHMLKDCEAKDLQEFIPLINQITAKFKIQVSPFLQQMFMPLLHAIFEVLLRPAEDNDQSAALEKQMLRRSYFAFLQTVTGSGMSEVIANQGAENVERVLVTVIQGAVDYPDPIAQKTCFIILSKLVELWGGKDGPVGFADFVYKHIVPACFLAPLKQTFDLADAQTVLALSECAVTLKTIHLKRGPECVQYLQQEYLPSLRVAPETIQEFCQALQQPDAKVFKNYLKVFFQRAKP; encoded by the exons ATGGATGAACAGGCTCTTTTAGGGTTAAATCCAAATGCGGATTCAGACTTTAGACAAAGG GCCCTGGCTTATTTTGAGCAATTAAAGATTTCCCCAGATGCCTGGCAGGTGTGTGCAGAGGCTCTAGCACAGAAGACATACAG tGATGATCACATAAAGTTCTTCTGCTTCCAAGTGTTAGAGCATCAAGTTAAATACAA GTACTCAGAACTAAGCACTGCTCAGCAGCAGCTCATCAGGGAGACACTGCTCTCATGGCTTCAGGCTCAG ATGCTGAACCCCCAGCCAGAGAAGACCTTCATACGAAACAAAGCGGCCCAAGTGTTCGCCTTGCTTTTTGTTACGGAGTATCTCACTAAGTGGCCCAAGTTTTTTTTTGACATTCTCTCAGTTGTGGACCTAAACCCGAGGGGCGTGGATCTGTACCTGCGAATCCTCATGGCCATCGATTCAGAGCTGGTGGATCGGGACGTGGTTCACACATCAGAG GAGGCTCGCAGGAACACCCTGATAAAAGACACCATGCGGGAGCAGTGCATTCCAAATCTGGTAGAATCATGGTACCAGATTTTACACAACTACCAGTATACGAATTCAGAAGTGCTGTGCCAGTGCCTTGAAGTAGTTGGGGCCTATGTCTCCTGGATAGACTTGTCCCTTATAGCCAATGATAG GTTTATAAATATGCTGCTAGGTCATATGTCAGTAGAGGTTCTACGGGAAGAAGCATGTGACTGTTTGTTCGAAATTGTAAATAAAGGGATGGACCCTGTGGATAAGATGAAACTCGTAGAATCCCTGTGTCAAGTATTACAGACTGCTGGGTTTTTCAGCATTGACCAG GAAGAAGATTTGGACTTCGTGGCCAGATTTTCTAAGCTG CTGCTAGTTCACGAGGATGATGACATTTCCTCCAACATCATTGGGTTTTGTTACGATTATCTCCATATCCTGAAACAG CTTCCAGTGCTCTCGGATCAGCAAAAAGCTAATGTAGAG GCAATCATGTTGGCCGTTATGAAAAAATTGACTTATGATGAAGAATATAACTTTGAAAATGAG GGTGAAGATGAAGCCATGTTTGTGGAATACAGAAAACAGCTGAAGTTACTGTTGGACAGACTTGCTCAGGTGTCCCCAGAGCTCGTGCTGGCTTCCGTTCGCAGGGTCTTCAGTGCCACGCTGCA GAACTGGCAGACCACGCGCTTCATGGAGGTTGAAGTAGCCGTGCGGTTGCTGTACATGCTGGCGGAAGCTCTCCCGGTGTCCCACGGCGCTCACTTCTCAGGTGACGTGTCAAAAGCGAGTGCTTTGCAGGACATGATGCGGACG TTGGTGACATCAGGAGTCAGTTCCTACCAGCACACATCTGTGACCCTGGAGTTCTTTGAAACTGTTGTTCGCTATGAGAAGTTTTTCACAGTTGAACCTCAGCACATTCCGTGTGTACTA ATGGCTTTCTTAGATCACAGAGGTCTGTGGCATTCCAGTGCTAAAGTCCGGAGCAGAACCGCCTACCTGTTTTCTAGATTTGTCAAATCTCTCAA TAAACAAATGAATCCTTACATTGAGGATATTTTGAATAGAATACAAGACTTATTAGCCCTTTCTCCACCG GAGAACGGTTACCAGTCCTTGCTGAGTAGCGACGATCAGCTCTTCATTTACGAAACAGCCGGGGCGCTGATTGTTAACAGTGAATATCCCGCAGAAAATAAGCAGGCCTTAATGAAGGACCTCCTGACACCACTGATGGAGAGGTTCAAGGTTCTGTTGGAAAAGCTGATGATGGCGCAGGATGAAGAGAGACAAGCATCTCTTGCAGACAGTCTCAACCACGCGGTGGGATTCGCCAG TCGAACCAGCAAAGCCTTCAGCAACAAGCAGACTGTGAAACAGTGTGGCTGCTCCCAGGTCTACCTGGAGTGTTTACAGACCTTCCTGCCAGCCCTCAGCTGCCCCTTGCAAAAGGACGTCCTCCGAAGCGGCGTCCGGACCTTCCTTCATCGAATGATCATctgcctggaggaggaggtgCTCCCGTTCATCCCCTCTGCCTCCGAGCACATGCTCAAAGACTGTGAAGCGAAAGACCTCCAGGAGTTCATTCCCCTGATCAACCAGATCACGGCCAAGTTCAAGATACAGGTGTCCCCGTTTTTACAGCAGATGTTCATGCCCCTGCTTCACGCCATCTTTGAAGTGCTGCTGCGACCAGCGGAAGACAACGACCAGTCGGCCGCGTTGGAGAAGCAGATGCTGAGGAGGAGTTACTTCGCCTTCCTTCAGACGGTCACTGGCAGTGGGATGAGTGAAGTGATCGCGAATCAAG gtgCAGAAAATGTAGAACGGGTGCTGGTTACTGTTATCCAAGGAGCCGTTGACTACCCAGACCCGATTGCACAGAAAACGTGTTTTATTATCCTCTCAAAGCTGGTGGAGCTCTGGG GAGGCAAGGATGGACCGGTGGGCTTTGCCGACTTTGTTTATAAGCATATCGTCCCGGCATGTTTCCTGGCACCTTTGAAGCAGACCTTTGACCTGGCAGATGCACAGACAGTATTG GCGCTTTCTGAGTGTGCCGTGACTCTGAAAACAATCCACCTGAAACGG